A genomic region of Staphylococcus roterodami contains the following coding sequences:
- the femA gene encoding glycine glycyltransferase FemA, translating to MKFTNLTAKEFGAFTDSMPYSHFTQTVGHYELKLAEGYETHLVGIKNNNNEVIAACLLTAVPVMKMFKYFYSNRGPVIDYENQELVHFFFNELSKYVKKHRCLYLHIDPYLPYQYLNHDGEITGNAGNDWFYDKMSNLGFEHTGFHKGFDPVLQIRYHSVLDLKDKSADDIIKNMDGLRKRNTKKVKKNGVKVRFLSEEELPIFRSFMEDTSESKAFADRDDKFYYNRLKYYKDRVLVPLAYINFDEYIKELNEERDILNKDLNKALKDIEKRPENKKAHNKRDNLQQQLDANEQKIEEGKRLKEEHGNELPISAGFFFINPFEVVYYAGGTSNAFRHFAGSYAVQWEMINYALNHGIDRYNFYGVSGKFTEDAEDAGVVKFKKGYNAEIIEYVGDFIKPINKPVYAAYTALKKVKDRIF from the coding sequence ATGAAGTTTACAAATTTAACAGCTAAAGAGTTTGGTGCCTTTACGGATAGCATGCCATACAGTCATTTCACGCAAACTGTTGGCCACTATGAGTTAAAGCTTGCTGAAGGTTATGAAACACATTTAGTGGGAATAAAAAACAATAATAACGAGGTCATTGCAGCTTGCTTACTTACTGCTGTACCTGTTATGAAAATGTTTAAGTATTTTTATTCAAATCGCGGACCAGTGATTGATTATGAGAATCAAGAACTTGTACACTTTTTCTTTAATGAATTATCAAAATATGTTAAAAAACATCGTTGTCTATACTTACATATCGATCCATATTTACCATATCAATACTTGAATCATGATGGTGAGATTACAGGTAATGCTGGTAATGATTGGTTCTACGATAAAATGAGTAACTTAGGATTTGAACATACTGGATTCCATAAAGGTTTTGATCCTGTGCTACAAATTCGTTATCACTCAGTGTTAGATTTAAAAGATAAATCAGCTGACGACATCATTAAAAATATGGATGGACTTAGAAAAAGAAACACGAAAAAAGTTAAAAAGAATGGTGTTAAAGTAAGATTTTTATCTGAAGAAGAACTACCAATTTTTAGATCATTTATGGAAGATACGTCAGAATCAAAAGCTTTTGCTGATCGTGATGACAAATTTTACTACAATCGCTTAAAATACTACAAAGACCGTGTGTTAGTACCTTTAGCGTATATCAATTTTGATGAATATATTAAAGAACTAAACGAAGAGCGTGATATTTTAAATAAAGATTTAAATAAAGCGTTAAAGGATATTGAAAAACGTCCTGAAAATAAAAAAGCACACAACAAGCGAGATAACTTACAACAACAACTTGATGCTAATGAGCAAAAGATTGAAGAAGGCAAGCGTCTAAAAGAAGAACATGGTAATGAATTACCTATCTCTGCTGGTTTCTTCTTTATCAATCCATTTGAAGTTGTTTATTATGCTGGTGGTACATCAAATGCTTTCCGACATTTTGCCGGAAGTTATGCAGTGCAATGGGAAATGATTAATTATGCTTTAAATCATGGTATTGACCGTTATAATTTCTATGGTGTTAGTGGTAAATTTACAGAAGATGCTGAAGATGCTGGTGTAGTTAAATTTAAAAAAGGTTACAATGCTGAAATTATTGAATATGTTGGTGACTTTATTAAACCAATTAATAAACCTGTATATGCAGCATATACTGCACTTAAAAAAGTTAAAGATAGAATTTTTTAG
- the trpA gene encoding tryptophan synthase subunit alpha, protein MTKLFIPYIMGDKDFIENAKILSENGADIIEIGVPFSDPVADGPVIMEAGQQAIKQGITIDYIFNQLEKHGNQIKCQYVLMTYYNIICHYGEQAFFERCRDTGVYGLIIPDLPYELSQRLKQQFSHYDVKIISLVAMTTDDERIKDIVSHAEGFIYTVTMNATTGQNGAFHPELKRKIESIKAIANVPVVAGFGIRTPQHVADIKEVADGIVIGSEIVKRFKANTREEIIEYLQSIKHALNN, encoded by the coding sequence ATGACTAAATTATTTATACCTTATATTATGGGGGATAAAGATTTTATTGAAAATGCAAAAATATTAAGCGAAAATGGTGCCGATATTATTGAAATAGGTGTGCCATTCTCAGATCCCGTTGCTGATGGTCCAGTTATCATGGAAGCAGGACAACAAGCGATTAAACAAGGCATCACGATAGATTATATTTTCAATCAATTAGAAAAACATGGTAATCAAATTAAGTGTCAGTATGTATTAATGACGTATTATAATATTATTTGTCATTATGGAGAGCAAGCATTTTTTGAAAGATGTCGAGATACAGGAGTTTATGGTTTAATCATTCCAGATTTACCATACGAATTATCACAGCGTTTAAAACAACAATTTAGTCACTATGATGTCAAAATCATATCGTTAGTTGCTATGACTACAGATGACGAACGTATAAAAGATATCGTATCTCATGCGGAAGGATTTATTTATACTGTGACGATGAATGCGACGACAGGACAAAACGGTGCCTTTCATCCAGAATTAAAACGAAAAATCGAATCAATTAAAGCGATAGCCAATGTGCCAGTAGTCGCAGGATTTGGTATAAGAACACCACAACATGTTGCAGATATAAAAGAGGTTGCAGATGGTATCGTTATTGGTAGTGAAATCGTTAAGCGATTTAAAGCTAACACGCGTGAAGAAATCATTGAATATTTACAATCTATCAAACACGCCTTGAACAATTAA
- the femB gene encoding glycine glycyltransferase FemB, whose protein sequence is MKFTELTVTEYDNFVQNPSLESHYFQVKENIVTRENDGFEVVLLGIKDDNNKVIAASLFSKIPTMGSYVYYSNRGPVMDFSDLGLVDYYLKELDKYLQQHQCLYVKLDPYWLYHLYDKDIVPFEGREKNDALVNLFKSHGYEHHGFTTEYDTSSQVRWMGVLNLEGKTPETLKKTFDSQRKRNINKAINYGVKVRFLERDEFKLFLDLYRETEERAGFVSKTDDYFYNFIDTYGDKVLVPLAYIDLDEYVLKLQHELNDKENRRDQMMAKENKSDKQMKKIAELDKQIDHDQHELLNASELSKTDGPILNLASGVYFANAYEVNYFSGGSSEKYNQFMGPYMMHWFMINYCFDNGYDRYNFYGLSGDFTENSEDYGVYRFKRGFNVQIEELIGDFYKPIHKVKYWLFTTLDKLRKKLKK, encoded by the coding sequence ATGAAATTTACAGAGTTAACTGTTACTGAGTATGACAACTTTGTACAAAATCCATCGTTGGAAAGTCATTATTTCCAAGTAAAAGAAAATATTGTTACCCGTGAAAATGATGGCTTTGAAGTTGTTTTGTTAGGTATTAAAGACGACAATAACAAAGTAATTGCAGCAAGCCTTTTCTCTAAAATTCCAACAATGGGAAGCTATGTTTATTATTCTAATCGTGGTCCAGTGATGGATTTTTCAGACTTAGGATTGGTTGATTATTATCTTAAGGAATTAGACAAATACTTACAACAACATCAATGTTTATATGTTAAATTAGATCCATATTGGTTATATCATCTATATGATAAAGATATCGTGCCATTTGAAGGTCGCGAGAAAAATGATGCCTTAGTTAACTTGTTTAAATCGCATGGTTACGAGCATCATGGCTTTACAACCGAATATGATACGTCAAGCCAAGTAAGATGGATGGGTGTATTAAACCTTGAAGGTAAAACACCTGAAACATTGAAAAAGACATTTGATAGTCAACGTAAACGTAATATTAATAAAGCGATAAATTATGGTGTTAAAGTAAGATTCCTTGAGCGTGATGAATTCAAGCTTTTCCTAGATTTATATCGTGAAACTGAAGAACGTGCTGGCTTTGTATCAAAAACAGATGATTATTTTTATAACTTTATTGACACATATGGAGATAAAGTATTAGTACCATTAGCGTATATTGACCTTGATGAATATGTGTTGAAGTTACAACATGAATTGAATGACAAAGAAAATCGTCGTGATCAAATGATGGCGAAAGAAAACAAATCAGATAAACAAATGAAGAAAATTGCAGAATTAGATAAGCAAATTGATCATGATCAGCATGAGTTATTGAATGCGAGTGAATTGAGCAAAACGGACGGTCCAATTCTAAATCTTGCTTCTGGCGTTTATTTTGCAAATGCATATGAAGTGAATTATTTCTCTGGAGGTTCATCAGAAAAATATAATCAATTTATGGGACCATACATGATGCATTGGTTTATGATTAATTATTGCTTCGATAATGGTTATGATCGTTATAATTTCTATGGTTTATCAGGTGATTTCACAGAAAACAGTGAAGATTATGGCGTATACCGCTTTAAACGTGGATTTAATGTACAAATCGAAGAATTAATAGGGGATTTCTACAAACCAATTCATAAAGTGAAATATTGGTTGTTCACAACATTGGATAAATTACGTAAAAAATTAAAGAAATAG